The Deinococcus aquiradiocola genome includes a window with the following:
- a CDS encoding MFS transporter, translating to MPTPDPPEPAHPAAPPADPGPPGHLLPEPAARRTMRLSILEGSFATVFINWTSGSVLTGYALHLGATPTALGLIASVPLLGQAVSPLAAWLVGRRGRRKGVAVATALIGRGLWLLAAALPLLPVPDEARSALLVAIVALSSLFIAANGALWTAWMGDVVPWKERGRYFGLRTGVLGIVGTAANLAAGAWLDRVQAPLSFQAVLLTAVTSGLVAAAILTRHDEPPLGSARLAMRSTFSLPMSDPTFRRLLLFAVYWSFAVMVSSPFVLPYFLNHLHMTYVQVAVWSAISAVSALVLAPTWGRLADRVGNRPVLAVSTFLAGTLLPLTWMLAAPGHLWPIWLSGVVDALVWSAINPGIFNLSLATTPRENRAAFIAVFSALTGVAGFLGGLVSGPLLDLYRALSPAATGWTAYHTLFTTSAVLRMLAWTLLRRVPEDGAWRTRELLSRHLRRLTLPRPPLRWPARRR from the coding sequence ATGCCCACCCCCGACCCACCCGAACCCGCACACCCCGCCGCCCCCCCAGCCGACCCGGGACCGCCGGGCCACCTGCTGCCCGAACCCGCCGCGCGCCGCACCATGCGACTCTCCATCCTCGAAGGCAGCTTCGCCACGGTCTTCATCAACTGGACGTCCGGCAGCGTCCTCACCGGCTACGCCCTGCACCTCGGCGCGACCCCCACCGCCCTCGGCCTGATCGCCAGCGTCCCCCTGCTCGGACAGGCCGTCAGCCCGCTTGCCGCGTGGCTCGTCGGCCGCCGCGGCCGCCGCAAGGGCGTCGCCGTCGCCACCGCCCTCATCGGCCGCGGCCTGTGGCTCCTCGCCGCCGCCCTCCCGCTGCTCCCCGTTCCCGACGAGGCCCGAAGTGCCCTGCTCGTCGCGATCGTCGCGCTGAGCAGCCTCTTCATCGCCGCGAACGGCGCCCTCTGGACCGCCTGGATGGGCGACGTCGTCCCCTGGAAGGAACGCGGCCGGTACTTCGGCCTGCGGACCGGCGTGCTCGGCATCGTCGGCACCGCCGCCAACCTCGCCGCAGGCGCTTGGCTCGACCGCGTGCAGGCCCCCCTCAGCTTCCAGGCGGTCCTGCTGACGGCCGTCACGTCCGGCCTCGTCGCGGCCGCCATCCTCACCCGCCACGACGAACCGCCGCTCGGCAGCGCCCGGCTCGCCATGCGCTCCACCTTCTCGCTCCCCATGAGCGACCCCACCTTCCGGCGACTCCTGCTGTTCGCCGTGTACTGGTCCTTCGCGGTCATGGTGTCCTCGCCGTTCGTGCTCCCGTACTTCCTGAACCACCTGCACATGACGTACGTGCAGGTCGCCGTATGGAGCGCCATCAGCGCCGTCAGCGCCCTGGTGCTCGCCCCCACCTGGGGACGGCTCGCGGACCGCGTCGGCAACCGGCCCGTGCTGGCCGTCAGCACCTTCCTCGCCGGGACGCTCCTGCCGCTCACGTGGATGCTCGCCGCGCCGGGCCACCTGTGGCCCATCTGGCTGAGCGGCGTGGTGGACGCCCTCGTGTGGAGCGCCATCAACCCCGGCATCTTCAACCTCAGCCTCGCCACCACGCCCCGCGAGAACCGCGCGGCCTTCATCGCCGTGTTCAGCGCCCTGACCGGCGTGGCCGGATTTCTGGGCGGCCTCGTGTCCGGCCCGCTCCTCGACCTGTACCGCGCCCTGAGCCCCGCCGCGACCGGCTGGACGGCGTACCACACGCTCTTCACGACCAGCGCCGTGCTGCGGATGCTCGCGTGGACACTGCTGCGCCGCGTGCCCGAGGACGGCGCGTGGCGCACCCGCGAGCTGCTCAGCCGCCACCTGCGCCGCCTGACGCTCCCGCGCCCCCCGCTGCGCTGGCCCGCCAGACGACGCTGA
- a CDS encoding metallophosphoesterase yields MRSLLLLPLLLAACAPASTTTRVFPDVALTLPAPAGADTVRVIVMGDQGKGGAVQDAVARAMRAMCRDLGCDLGLGMGDNFYPKAPPDARSPLFRDRFAALYGEIGVPFLMAAGNHDESWVQGGDGADPAGLESELGYARLDPQWVMPAHFYRAAWADLLQVFVVDTSPLASYLPNRDPVFRPGGPFERAQRDWLRGALAGSAARWNVVVGHHPLLNNGLHGSAGSYTYGRLLPWAGGEPVRALYRDAACGRADVIAAGHDHTLQVFPADNAACPGTRLIVSGAAGEVTGPGPGRTPSEFQAMNTPGFFWMSFTRDALTLRAFTVDAAGVPTQAYASVTRKP; encoded by the coding sequence ATGCGTTCCCTGCTGCTTCTGCCTCTGCTGCTCGCGGCGTGCGCGCCTGCCTCGACGACCACGCGCGTCTTTCCGGACGTGGCGCTCACGTTGCCTGCCCCGGCGGGGGCGGACACGGTGCGGGTGATCGTGATGGGGGATCAGGGGAAGGGCGGGGCGGTGCAGGACGCGGTGGCGCGCGCCATGCGGGCCATGTGCCGGGACCTGGGCTGCGACCTGGGGCTCGGGATGGGGGACAACTTCTACCCGAAGGCCCCGCCGGACGCGCGGTCGCCGCTGTTCCGGGATCGGTTCGCGGCGCTGTACGGCGAGATCGGCGTGCCGTTCCTGATGGCGGCCGGGAATCACGACGAGTCGTGGGTGCAGGGCGGGGACGGGGCGGACCCGGCGGGGCTGGAGAGCGAACTGGGGTACGCGCGGCTGGACCCGCAGTGGGTGATGCCTGCGCACTTCTACCGGGCGGCGTGGGCGGACCTGCTGCAGGTGTTCGTGGTGGACACGTCGCCGCTCGCGTCGTACCTCCCGAACCGCGATCCGGTGTTCCGGCCGGGCGGGCCGTTCGAGCGCGCCCAGCGCGACTGGCTGCGGGGGGCGCTGGCGGGCAGCGCGGCGCGCTGGAACGTGGTGGTGGGGCATCACCCGCTGCTGAACAACGGTCTGCACGGGAGTGCCGGGTCGTACACGTACGGGCGGCTGCTGCCGTGGGCGGGCGGCGAGCCGGTGCGGGCGCTGTACCGTGACGCGGCGTGCGGGCGGGCGGACGTGATCGCGGCGGGGCACGATCACACGCTGCAGGTGTTCCCGGCGGACAACGCGGCGTGTCCGGGCACGCGCCTGATCGTGTCGGGCGCGGCGGGCGAGGTGACGGGGCCGGGACCGGGCCGCACGCCGAGCGAGTTTCAGGCGATGAACACGCCGGGCTTCTTCTGGATGTCGTTCACGCGGGACGCGTTGACGCTGCGGGCCTTCACGGTGGACGCGGCGGGCGTGCCGACGCAGGCGTACGCATCCGTGACGCGCAAACCCTGA
- a CDS encoding 16S rRNA (uracil(1498)-N(3))-methyltransferase → MHRVKVPALARVMPLDPQESQHLRVLRLRVGAQVQVFDGEGGEARATVIRLDEGGAMLELGERVENDRETPQPVTLAVALLKGDKLSDVVRAATELGVARVQLLQTRYADVPEIGDAKLVRLRRVAAEASKQSRRAVTPDVLAPIPVSKLVLDGQGFLAHPGSAARVTDSLDWSAPVTFVSGPEGGFSDAEVAALTASGFVSVTLGPRILRAETAPLALLGAVAATGV, encoded by the coding sequence GTGCACCGCGTGAAGGTCCCGGCGCTGGCGCGCGTGATGCCGCTCGACCCGCAGGAAAGTCAGCACCTGCGGGTGCTGCGGCTGCGGGTGGGCGCTCAGGTGCAGGTGTTCGACGGGGAGGGCGGCGAGGCGCGCGCGACCGTGATCCGGCTGGACGAGGGCGGCGCGATGCTGGAGCTGGGCGAACGCGTCGAGAACGACCGCGAGACGCCGCAGCCGGTCACGCTGGCCGTCGCGCTGCTGAAGGGAGACAAGCTGAGTGACGTGGTGCGCGCCGCGACGGAACTCGGGGTGGCGCGCGTGCAGCTGCTGCAGACGCGGTACGCGGACGTGCCGGAGATCGGGGACGCGAAGCTGGTGCGGCTGCGGCGCGTGGCGGCCGAGGCGAGCAAGCAGTCGCGGCGGGCCGTGACGCCGGACGTGCTGGCCCCCATCCCGGTGTCGAAACTCGTGCTGGACGGGCAGGGGTTCCTGGCGCACCCGGGGAGCGCGGCGCGCGTTACGGACTCGCTCGACTGGAGTGCGCCCGTGACGTTCGTGAGCGGCCCGGAGGGCGGGTTCTCGGATGCGGAGGTGGCGGCGCTGACCGCGTCGGGTTTCGTGTCCGTGACGCTCGGGCCGCGCATCCTGCGGGCCGAGACGGCCCCGCTGGCACTGCTGGGCGCGGTGGCTGCCACGGGCGTCTGA
- a CDS encoding enolase C-terminal domain-like protein — protein MSAHVTRLEGVPYRLPLHGTLAWGKGSSLSVAEHVIVRVHLSDGTVGEAEAPPRPTIYGETTASVLGILQHLQPALTGVDITDTARLDAARGSVVNNHTARGALDMALHDARARSAGRSLFSDLLGPQKRVRPSFILGIATRAEMLDEARRVVQAGVRVLKVKVGRDHAQDLLLIRELRAEYGDSVQLYADSNETLTPQLAPDALSAMRDAGLTYVEEPLPVRLLRERAELRARRILPVVGDDSCFTPADLERELAFGTIDILNIKTARNGFTDSLAMLARAREAGLGVMIGSQASTGLGTVHAALMASQAGVTEPSELSFVLKVQDDLLTGPITFRDGWLDVAALSGLRVDDAKLRRYRLD, from the coding sequence GTGAGCGCCCACGTCACGCGCCTGGAAGGCGTTCCGTACCGGTTGCCGCTGCACGGCACGCTCGCCTGGGGCAAGGGTTCCAGCCTCAGCGTGGCCGAGCACGTCATCGTGCGCGTGCACCTCAGCGACGGCACGGTGGGGGAGGCCGAAGCGCCGCCGCGCCCCACCATCTACGGCGAGACGACCGCCAGCGTCCTCGGGATCCTGCAGCACCTGCAGCCCGCTCTGACCGGCGTGGACATCACCGACACCGCCCGCCTGGACGCCGCGCGCGGCAGCGTCGTCAACAACCACACGGCGCGCGGCGCGCTCGACATGGCCCTGCACGACGCCCGCGCCCGCAGCGCCGGACGTTCCCTGTTCAGCGACCTGCTCGGCCCGCAGAAGCGCGTGCGGCCCAGCTTCATCCTGGGCATCGCCACGCGCGCCGAGATGCTGGACGAGGCGCGCCGCGTGGTGCAGGCCGGAGTGCGCGTCCTGAAGGTCAAGGTGGGCCGCGACCACGCCCAGGACCTCCTGCTGATCCGCGAACTGCGCGCCGAGTACGGCGACAGCGTGCAGCTGTACGCCGACAGCAACGAGACGCTCACCCCGCAGCTCGCGCCGGACGCGCTGAGCGCCATGCGGGACGCCGGACTCACGTACGTGGAGGAACCGCTCCCCGTGCGCCTGCTGCGCGAACGGGCCGAGCTGCGCGCCCGCCGTATCCTGCCGGTGGTGGGGGACGACAGCTGCTTCACGCCCGCCGACCTGGAGCGCGAACTGGCCTTCGGGACCATCGATATCCTGAACATCAAGACGGCCCGCAACGGCTTCACGGACAGCCTCGCCATGCTGGCGCGCGCGCGCGAGGCGGGGCTGGGCGTCATGATCGGCTCGCAGGCCAGCACCGGCCTGGGCACCGTGCACGCGGCCCTGATGGCGTCTCAGGCAGGCGTGACGGAACCGTCCGAGCTGAGCTTCGTGCTGAAGGTGCAGGACGACCTGCTGACCGGCCCCATCACCTTCCGGGACGGGTGGCTGGACGTGGCCGCGCTGAGCGGGCTGCGGGTGGACGACGCGAAACTCCGCCGGTACCGGCTCGACTGA
- a CDS encoding carboxymuconolactone decarboxylase family protein, with the protein MNDDLPAREAIFGAQHDRIFDRLTGLDPDLATYIRDFAYDTVYERPGLDLKTKELLACTLLLSLGSPDELRTHLRGAMRAGATEQEVRETLLFAAPFVGFPRVVAAFAQLRALLHPRPGS; encoded by the coding sequence ATGAACGACGATCTCCCCGCCCGCGAGGCCATCTTCGGCGCGCAGCACGACCGCATCTTCGACCGCCTGACGGGCCTCGACCCGGATCTCGCCACGTACATCCGCGACTTCGCGTACGACACCGTGTACGAACGCCCCGGGCTCGACCTGAAGACCAAGGAACTCCTCGCTTGCACGCTGCTGCTGTCGCTCGGCAGTCCCGACGAGCTCCGCACGCACCTGCGCGGCGCGATGCGCGCGGGCGCGACCGAACAGGAGGTCCGCGAGACCCTGCTGTTCGCCGCGCCCTTCGTCGGCTTTCCGCGCGTGGTGGCGGCCTTCGCGCAGCTGCGCGCCCTGCTGCACCCCCGCCCCGGGTCCTGA
- a CDS encoding 50S ribosomal protein L11 methyltransferase produces MLVYRVPGSLDNEELTAALWDAGAGGLEERQGFLRAYFDGRVPLDDVPGLAGGEWVDEPDRDWQADWKLGLKPVQAGRVTVVPSWLVQDVPQGQLTLIIEPGMAFGTGHHATTRMAIEALSVLELRGERVLDVGTGSGVLAMAASLLGAESALGVDIDPLTIPVAFENAELNGFTRGEDGLTGPQGGQLDFREGTLDGEAFEDEDRYGVLVANLYAELHDLLAGDYREALVPGGPLVLTGILESKLPLVRDALDREGFTDVVERLDGEWALVTARNAGR; encoded by the coding sequence ATGCTGGTTTACCGTGTGCCTGGATCGCTGGACAACGAAGAACTCACCGCCGCGCTGTGGGACGCGGGCGCGGGCGGCCTGGAGGAACGTCAGGGGTTCCTGCGCGCGTACTTCGACGGGCGCGTCCCGCTGGACGACGTGCCGGGCCTCGCGGGCGGCGAGTGGGTGGACGAGCCGGACCGGGACTGGCAGGCGGACTGGAAGCTGGGCCTGAAGCCGGTGCAGGCGGGCCGCGTGACGGTCGTGCCGTCGTGGCTGGTGCAGGACGTGCCGCAGGGGCAGCTGACGCTGATCATCGAGCCGGGCATGGCGTTCGGGACGGGGCATCACGCGACGACGCGCATGGCGATCGAGGCGCTCAGCGTGCTGGAGTTGCGCGGCGAGCGCGTGCTGGACGTGGGGACGGGTTCGGGCGTGCTGGCGATGGCGGCGAGCCTGCTGGGCGCGGAGAGCGCGCTTGGCGTGGATATCGATCCGCTCACCATCCCGGTCGCGTTCGAGAACGCGGAGCTGAACGGCTTCACGCGCGGCGAGGACGGCCTGACGGGACCTCAGGGTGGCCAGCTGGACTTCCGTGAGGGGACGCTGGACGGGGAGGCCTTCGAGGACGAGGACCGGTACGGGGTGCTGGTCGCGAACCTGTACGCCGAACTGCACGACCTGCTGGCCGGTGATTACCGTGAGGCGCTCGTGCCGGGTGGGCCGCTCGTGCTGACGGGCATTCTGGAGTCGAAGCTGCCGCTCGTGCGGGACGCGCTGGACCGTGAGGGCTTCACGGACGTGGTGGAGCGGCTGGACGGCGAGTGGGCGCTCGTGACGGCCCGCAACGCCGGGCGCTGA
- a CDS encoding DUF485 domain-containing protein, producing the protein MQQAQPYGRQDDAFRRLVAERNRFTVSMTVLFLVLYFLLPVLAGYNKPLMASKVFGNVTFGYVMAFMEFVMGWVMAAVYMVRVRGFDRLAAQASANAGARA; encoded by the coding sequence ATGCAGCAGGCTCAACCCTACGGTCGGCAGGACGACGCGTTCCGGCGTCTGGTCGCGGAACGCAACCGCTTCACGGTCAGCATGACCGTCCTCTTCCTGGTGCTGTACTTCCTGCTGCCCGTCCTGGCCGGGTACAACAAGCCCCTCATGGCCAGCAAGGTGTTCGGGAACGTGACGTTCGGGTACGTGATGGCCTTCATGGAGTTCGTCATGGGCTGGGTGATGGCCGCCGTGTACATGGTGCGTGTCCGCGGCTTCGACCGTCTCGCCGCGCAGGCTAGCGCCAACGCCGGGGCGCGCGCGTGA
- a CDS encoding OmpH family outer membrane protein — translation MLNPSTRRIALLAPLALLTLQPHAQQSKTKVGIVNVQTVVSAIPSGSGFVTLSRKADADLQAQARNVQALQAKASARGATTASKNAYTAAVKKYQTATQTYQKQLAAAFAPLATRVNTAVASVARANGYSVVLDQRAAHGLVIYADPRSTDLTAAVTARVKAGK, via the coding sequence ATGCTCAACCCCTCCACCCGCCGAATCGCGCTGCTCGCGCCGCTGGCCCTGCTCACCCTGCAGCCGCACGCGCAGCAGTCCAAGACCAAGGTCGGCATCGTGAACGTGCAGACCGTCGTGTCCGCCATCCCCAGCGGCAGCGGCTTCGTGACGCTCAGCCGCAAGGCCGACGCGGACCTGCAGGCGCAGGCCAGGAACGTTCAGGCGCTCCAGGCCAAAGCCAGCGCGCGCGGCGCGACCACCGCCAGCAAGAACGCGTACACGGCCGCCGTCAAGAAGTACCAGACGGCCACGCAGACGTACCAGAAGCAGCTCGCCGCCGCCTTCGCACCGCTCGCCACGCGCGTCAACACCGCCGTCGCGTCCGTCGCCAGGGCGAACGGCTACAGCGTGGTCCTCGACCAGCGTGCCGCGCACGGCCTCGTCATCTACGCCGACCCCAGGAGCACAGACCTGACCGCCGCCGTCACCGCCAGGGTCAAGGCCGGGAAGTAA
- a CDS encoding PRC-barrel domain-containing protein → MLKGKEVIGRRIVTLDGGERLDSVRDLIFDEQGNHVLALLIDEGGWFHSARVIPFGNVRSVGEDAIMVGSAADVVSAKDDPVLTEAMNSKTGLAGLNLLTTDGKALGRIADVFFDEISGRVVGYEATGGLFSDLSSGRTFVPAPESVTIGAEAAIVPPEVAHAMEEQEAGGLQGAFGSAADSVKAAAGTVADNVKEAAGNVAQATRERQKTFVVGKTAASDVTTDAEGDTPAVTVVRAGDVITAAQADEAERLGLLGSLTAAAGGGAMQELYGSARENVQGGLENIGTATRERQKEYVVGRTAGSDVQSPDGLVIVPRGETISAVHAGIAEDKGVLGALVAAATGGSVQEGLQGVREAVTSRLPSGTADAPEALLGRRVQRDVYGPNRTFVAAQGQIVTLTLLERARSLGREADLAAAVNGGAPAESGVAVASERLASGAQNVKEGAAGLLERARSWIAETRDRATDEVEERRIEDAVGRPVNRVVLDPQDQVILNIGEIITHRAVEQARASGVLGILLGSVSTETPVIDPLAVKPDEHGQAALDSQKDVPATPDRTDLEK, encoded by the coding sequence ATGTTGAAAGGCAAGGAAGTGATCGGCCGCCGCATCGTCACGCTGGACGGCGGCGAACGGCTCGACAGTGTACGCGACCTGATCTTCGACGAGCAGGGCAACCACGTGCTGGCCCTCCTGATCGACGAGGGCGGCTGGTTCCACTCGGCGCGCGTGATTCCCTTCGGGAACGTCCGCAGCGTCGGTGAGGACGCCATCATGGTCGGCAGTGCCGCCGACGTGGTGAGTGCCAAGGACGACCCCGTCCTGACGGAAGCGATGAACAGCAAGACGGGCCTCGCGGGCCTGAACCTGCTCACCACGGACGGCAAGGCGCTCGGCCGGATCGCGGACGTGTTCTTCGACGAGATCAGCGGCCGCGTGGTGGGCTACGAGGCGACGGGCGGCCTGTTCAGTGACCTGAGTTCCGGCCGGACCTTCGTGCCCGCCCCGGAAAGCGTCACGATCGGCGCGGAGGCCGCCATCGTGCCGCCCGAGGTGGCGCACGCGATGGAGGAGCAGGAGGCGGGCGGCCTGCAGGGTGCCTTCGGCAGCGCCGCCGACAGCGTCAAGGCCGCGGCCGGAACGGTGGCCGACAACGTGAAGGAGGCCGCCGGGAACGTGGCGCAGGCCACCCGCGAACGGCAGAAGACCTTCGTGGTCGGCAAGACGGCCGCCAGTGACGTGACGACGGACGCGGAAGGCGACACGCCCGCCGTGACGGTGGTGCGCGCGGGCGACGTCATCACGGCCGCGCAGGCAGACGAGGCGGAACGCCTGGGCCTGCTCGGCTCGCTGACGGCCGCGGCGGGCGGCGGGGCCATGCAGGAGCTGTACGGCAGCGCCCGCGAGAACGTGCAGGGCGGCCTGGAGAACATCGGAACCGCGACGCGCGAGCGCCAGAAGGAGTACGTGGTGGGCCGCACGGCGGGCAGCGACGTGCAGTCCCCCGACGGACTCGTGATCGTGCCCAGAGGCGAGACGATCAGCGCGGTGCACGCGGGCATCGCCGAGGACAAGGGCGTGCTGGGCGCACTGGTGGCCGCCGCGACGGGCGGCAGCGTGCAGGAGGGCCTGCAGGGCGTGCGTGAGGCCGTCACGTCGCGCCTGCCGTCGGGCACGGCGGACGCGCCCGAAGCGCTGCTGGGTCGGCGCGTGCAGCGCGACGTGTACGGCCCGAACCGGACCTTCGTGGCCGCGCAGGGCCAGATCGTGACGCTGACACTGCTGGAACGCGCCCGGTCGCTGGGACGCGAGGCGGACCTCGCCGCGGCCGTGAACGGCGGCGCGCCTGCCGAGAGCGGCGTGGCGGTGGCGTCCGAACGGCTCGCGAGCGGCGCGCAGAACGTGAAGGAGGGCGCGGCGGGCCTGCTGGAGCGCGCGCGGTCGTGGATCGCGGAGACGCGTGACCGCGCCACGGACGAGGTCGAGGAGCGCCGCATCGAGGACGCGGTGGGTCGGCCCGTGAACCGCGTGGTGCTGGACCCGCAGGATCAGGTGATCCTGAACATCGGGGAGATCATCACGCACCGCGCGGTGGAGCAGGCGCGCGCGTCGGGCGTGCTGGGCATCCTGCTCGGCAGCGTGAGCACCGAGACGCCCGTCATCGACCCGCTCGCCGTGAAGCCGGACGAGCACGGTCAGGCGGCGCTGGATTCGCAGAAGGACGTGCCCGCCACGCCGGACCGCACGGATCTCGAAAAGTAA
- a CDS encoding ATPase yields the protein MPGLSRDALPGRPPLRDLPLTVLVGVTGVGKSTALAALGDVRVLPDRREVTDAVMIAALAGRPVTDREERFALTARYRETHPGGMAQALGSLHADPAVWPLPLVFDGLRGQDEVQYAAAHFPAWRFVSLHAPDPLRVRRLLGRADRFDRVSATGPDGTPDLRSALALLNGVRDVFTPAELDALAALTDEGHAPDDVLAKTRIVVSERRNYDPQAARAVLAALPADRQIDLDTSVLGPDEVAARVRAWTAQR from the coding sequence CTGCCCGGCCTCTCCAGGGACGCCCTGCCGGGACGCCCGCCCCTCCGTGACCTGCCGCTCACGGTGCTGGTCGGCGTGACCGGCGTCGGCAAGAGCACCGCGCTCGCCGCGCTGGGCGACGTGCGCGTCCTGCCGGACCGGCGCGAGGTGACGGACGCCGTCATGATCGCGGCCCTCGCCGGTCGGCCCGTCACGGACCGCGAGGAACGCTTCGCGCTCACCGCCCGCTACCGCGAGACGCACCCCGGCGGGATGGCGCAGGCGCTCGGGTCGCTGCACGCCGACCCGGCCGTATGGCCGCTCCCGCTGGTGTTCGACGGGCTGCGCGGGCAGGACGAGGTGCAGTACGCCGCCGCGCACTTCCCGGCGTGGCGTTTCGTGTCGCTGCACGCGCCGGACCCGCTGCGCGTGCGCCGCCTGCTGGGCCGCGCCGACCGCTTCGACCGGGTGAGCGCCACCGGCCCGGACGGCACGCCGGACCTCCGCTCGGCCCTCGCCCTGCTGAACGGCGTGCGGGACGTGTTCACGCCCGCCGAACTGGACGCGCTGGCCGCCCTGACGGACGAGGGGCACGCCCCGGACGACGTGCTCGCCAAGACGCGCATCGTGGTCAGCGAGCGCCGCAACTACGACCCGCAGGCGGCCCGCGCCGTGCTGGCCGCCCTGCCCGCCGACCGGCAGATCGACCTGGACACCTCCGTGCTCGGCCCGGACGAGGTCGCGGCCCGCGTGCGCGCGTGGACGGCGCAGCGGTGA
- a CDS encoding solute symporter family protein: MTLLIAAVIVLITLGITYWASSSTRSASDFYVAGGRITAWQNGVAIAGDYMSAASFLGITGLIALNGYDGFMYSVGWFVAYLTVLFVVAEPLRNLGKYTLADMLVYRLRDPRVRTYAAVSTLVISAFYMIAQVVGAGSLITLLSGGVLKPELSIPLVGVLMITYVVFGGMLATTWVQIVKAVLLMIGTVIMSVLILNRFGWSFSDLLGQVEARNGAEFLGAGVKYKNPIDLISLGMALVLGTAGLPHILVRFYTVPTAQDARKSVVWAMGIIGAFYVMTSLLGNAANVLVGKTAIEAANKAGNMAAPLLAEFLGGQLFLAFISAVAFATILAVVAGLTITASTSFAHDIYNGVMRRGEASSDEQVRVARIATVTIGVVACFLGYLAQSFNVAFLVALAFAVAASANLPVILLTLFWRRFNATGAIWGIVGGILTCLLLIAVSPNIMKVDAPDVKPAARHLVQANALFPLENPGIVSIPAGFLFAFLGSMVGARNRRPDEEAAFEAMQFRAYTGHGVDGSVAHD, encoded by the coding sequence GTGACGCTGCTCATCGCAGCCGTCATCGTGCTCATCACGCTCGGCATCACGTACTGGGCGAGCAGCAGCACCCGCAGCGCCAGCGACTTCTACGTCGCGGGCGGCCGCATCACCGCATGGCAGAACGGCGTCGCCATCGCCGGGGACTACATGAGCGCCGCGTCCTTCCTCGGCATCACGGGCCTCATCGCCCTGAACGGCTACGACGGCTTCATGTACAGCGTCGGGTGGTTCGTCGCGTACCTGACGGTGCTGTTCGTGGTGGCCGAACCGCTCCGGAACCTCGGCAAGTACACGCTCGCCGACATGCTCGTGTACCGTCTCAGGGACCCGCGCGTCCGCACGTACGCCGCCGTGTCCACCCTCGTCATCAGCGCCTTCTACATGATCGCGCAGGTGGTCGGCGCGGGCAGCCTCATCACGCTGCTGTCCGGCGGCGTCCTGAAGCCCGAACTGAGCATCCCGCTGGTGGGCGTCCTCATGATCACGTACGTGGTGTTCGGCGGGATGCTCGCCACCACCTGGGTGCAGATCGTGAAGGCCGTCCTGCTGATGATCGGCACCGTCATCATGAGCGTCCTGATCCTGAACCGCTTCGGGTGGAGCTTCTCGGACCTGCTCGGACAGGTCGAGGCGAGGAACGGCGCGGAATTCCTCGGGGCGGGCGTGAAGTACAAGAACCCCATCGACCTGATCAGCCTGGGAATGGCGCTCGTGCTCGGCACGGCGGGCCTCCCGCACATCCTCGTGCGCTTCTACACCGTGCCGACCGCCCAGGACGCCCGCAAGAGCGTCGTGTGGGCCATGGGCATCATCGGGGCGTTCTACGTCATGACGAGTCTGCTCGGCAACGCCGCGAACGTCCTCGTCGGCAAGACCGCCATCGAGGCGGCCAACAAGGCCGGCAACATGGCCGCGCCGCTCCTCGCGGAGTTCCTGGGCGGACAGCTGTTCCTGGCATTCATCAGCGCCGTCGCCTTCGCGACCATCCTGGCAGTCGTGGCAGGCCTCACGATCACGGCCAGCACCAGTTTCGCGCATGACATCTACAACGGCGTGATGCGCCGCGGGGAGGCCAGCAGCGACGAGCAGGTCCGCGTGGCGCGCATCGCCACCGTCACCATCGGCGTCGTCGCGTGCTTCCTCGGGTACCTCGCGCAGAGCTTCAACGTCGCGTTCCTGGTCGCGCTGGCCTTCGCGGTCGCGGCGAGCGCGAACCTGCCGGTCATCCTGCTCACGCTGTTCTGGCGGCGCTTCAACGCCACGGGCGCCATCTGGGGCATCGTGGGCGGCATCCTCACGTGCCTGCTGCTGATCGCCGTGAGCCCCAACATCATGAAGGTCGACGCACCGGACGTGAAGCCCGCCGCGCGGCACCTCGTGCAGGCGAACGCCCTGTTCCCGCTCGAGAATCCCGGCATCGTCAGCATTCCCGCCGGATTCCTGTTCGCGTTCCTGGGCAGCATGGTCGGCGCACGCAACCGCCGCCCGGACGAGGAAGCGGCGTTCGAAGCGATGCAGTTCCGCGCGTACACCGGTCACGGCGTGGACGGCAGCGTCGCCCACGACTGA